In Rhinolophus ferrumequinum isolate MPI-CBG mRhiFer1 chromosome 8, mRhiFer1_v1.p, whole genome shotgun sequence, the DNA window GACATTATCTCTGAAATTCTACAATCCTGATATATACTTTCATTCCTTTAGGTAGCATATAGGATATTTTTATGCCCAAACCAAGAGATTTTACCTGACCAAGCATTTGTCTAActagaagaaaaatcccaagtttaataaaaatgaactaaataaGATGTGATACCAGATTTAAAGATGTCATGTTAATTCTTAACTGTTAACTTAAAGGAACTGCTCATTCAGAACCTTTATCATCAAGGTTTGTGTATAATTTATAAGCCTTCCATTTTCAAATACTGCCTTAAAGACTAGATCTTGaaggaaagcaaatgaaatgatTCTTATGTGAAGAACACAAATACAAAACACTTGGGATTTTTTGTGGCTATCATAAAATCATTAATTaccttgattttccttttcttataaaggTTAATGCTGCTCTTGACGTTTAAAACcttctgaatatttataaaaaggcaCTTTTAATGTGTAATGGGAAGGAAATATTCCTTTCTGAGTTAGCAATCTGATATCTTATTTTGTAGCCTGCAAGAATGCCCCTTAATAAAtgctaaaacaaaatatattgtaaatTAAGATTATCCTACTATAAttgtacatttaaataaatagtcAGCACTGAAATTTAGGAATAGATTTTGCCTCATAGATACCTGTATGGTTTTTATAGGATTTGTAACATGTTTCACTCCTTCATTCCGTCACTTTTTCCAACAGCAAAAAACAAGTATatttgaagaagacaaaaaataaataaaataagaaggtaGTAAATAGGAATAGACCTAAGTTCTAAGAAATTTGGGGGGAAAGAGTTTTATCTTCGAATTTTGAACACTGAATAATATAGGAAAATTTAGGAGTTTGGATCCAACCCATTTAAGGAAATCCCAGTAACGAAATGTAAGCTATGAGACGTAGTACAGTAGATTGAAAACCTTCATAATTTTGGCTATGAGAAATAAAATCCGAAGGATTTCCAGACaatatcttttgcttttttcttcttttttacttttgtgttCCAAAGTAATTTTGCAACCACTATTTAACCCCcgatttgcttttcattttcaatctcAAAGTCACTATGCATTCTTGGTGGTTTTCAGGAAATTCATCAACATCAGTAACAGATCTGGCAGTAACAATATAGAAAATAGGACAAATATGTATGGCTTTAAGCATGAgggagataaaaaaacaaaacaatgagaatGCATACCACAGTTATAGTCATCGCCATCGTCTAACCaaacacacagaatgaaaatAGGAATCCCCAGACCGTGACACTAGAGCACAATGCCAAGATACAATCACTGTTAAGTCTGAGCATGACAAAGAAACAGATGGTCATGACCTCTTTTgcaggaagggggaaaaataataatgatacaaGACACTTAATAGCGAAATTGTTCATGACTGCTGAGattcttgaaagaaaaacaaatgaagaagctgCTACCgtaatgagattaaaaaaacaacaacaacaaaaaacatgtcTATGTTTGCCAGCCACATTGCAGAATTGAACAGTCACCTGTCGTTTTCCGCTTAACACAGGAGAGATGAGTTGGTCTAGTATATTTGATAGCaggttttaaaatgaatttcctgGAAGGAGAGTGGGCCTGAACTTCTGTTTTTTTAGCAAGTTCAGCCTTCTTATAAACTGCTatgaataagaaaacacaaaaagcataccatcaggaaaaaataaacacttggagcaaaaccaaacaaaatttcataaataGTTACCATGGTTATGCAGttctttttctacaaaaaagtaataatgaattacttcaaatacatttttaaagaagtgattgTTAAATGaaccttttttccttctcacttcATCTCTGGAGACTGTGCTAGGTTCCTTTTTAGCTATTTTTCTTTCAGGAGTGGAAATTCTGCCTCTCCCGGTTTtaaaaggcttttcttttctatgtttctCAAGAGATGGTCTCCGAGCTTCCTTTTCAGCTTTCTCCTCTTTAGGAATAGTTTCTAACTGTTCTGTCATGATGCTCCTATCATCATCTGCGGATCAAAGCACATCAtgacaacaagaacaacaaaaacattagTAAGAAATGTACCAAATCCTTCATCTttttaacaaaatgcaaaataaagaggtaaagggatttttttaaatgtttaaaatgaaaaaaaaaaatccattaggTTATCGAATTGTATTTGggagcagaaaattaaaaaaaaaaaatgcacacctTGAGTGTCCACCCAGAGGCTGTCAGCATCCATGATGGAGTCATCAATGGTGGTCTCGTCTTTGTAATCATCATAGGTTTCTGCCTTGTATTCTGAGAGCCCAACCTCTTCTCTCTCAGGGGAAGCCGGAGCTTCTGGGGAGCCATCCTTGGGTTCGGCCTGGGCTTCAGCTGCTTCTTCTATTTTGAGCTGTTCCTCACCAGGAGGGGACAGTCTCCTTTCCACCTCAGGCTGCTCTATGGCTGCGAAACGCACGCTGTGGGAACCCGACTCCCCTTCATCCGTTGTGGTTTGCACTACGGTGATGAAATCATCTTCAATAGTCACAACAGACTCAATCACTCCTTTGTGTTCACCTGGGCAGGTCTCCCCAGATTCCCCCCTGACACCTGAGACACCCAGGTCAGTAATCTGAAGGGTGTCTGAGCGAAAAAGCAGTTTATCGTATTCTCCTCGGGCTTCTATCTCTTCTTCCTCACTCTGAGCTTCTGCTGGTTCAGCCCCAATGCCTTCAAGCAATGGCTCTGTAGCCTCTGAGGGTGTGATAGATATACCAGGGgtctctttgctttcttctttcgGCAGCTGAATAAATTCCATCTGGACATCCGCTCTCTCATCTGGGGCTAAATCAGCCTCTGAAATAGCAGGTGCACAAGGTATTTCCACTGACAATTTGATGGCAATCTCGTCTTGAATTAGAGAAGATTCTGGGGATGTTTCCTTCTTGCCCTCATCAGGCTTCAGGGACTCCATGGTCAGGCTTTCATGTTCACCGCTGGACTCGTAGGATTCTTCTTTGTCTACAGCTTCCTGATGCACCAAGTCAGGCTTGGCCACCTTCTCCTTGATTTCTGCAGTGTCACTGACTCTGGTGCCTTCTTTCATGTGGCCAGACTCAACACCCATAAACATATCTGCATCCTGAGGTGCTGTGGATGAGGGAGTGAGAACCTGTGTAGCTTCGAGTTTAAGCTCTGCTGCTTGTCCAGCATTTATGGTTAGTCCCGAGGCcatttgtccaaagtcactgATTTTAATATCTAATTGACCTTGGTTAGCTTTCTTTGCACTGAAATCCAGTTCTGGGTGAGCTTCCTTGGGTGGTTCTACCTCAGCTACCTCTGGCACTGAACTAAgacttttctctgctttctcagcCATGAGAAGTGATGCATCCTTTGACACTGTCAGTTCTTTGGCCAAAGCATGCTCGTAGGTTACTCCTAATCCAAATGTTTCAATGTTATCTTCTGTTTCCTTGGAATGTTCTTTTGAATCAGCATGTTCTTCACTCTTTTCTAGTACAGTATCCAGCTTCTCATTAGCTTTCCTCTCTTGATCAAACTCCCTACTCAGTCCTGATTTGTCACCAGAGACAAGTGGGGACGCTTCTTTCTCAGTACTGAACTCATCTTTGACTCTTCCAGCAGCTGCCAGTTTTACTTCAATCAATGAAAGGTCTGTGGCCAAATCTCTTCGCACTTTATCATCAGTGCCTTCATGAAAGGAACCACTCTCTCCTGATAAATTCTCACTGTCTTGAACAGGTGATGGAAGTGGGActgtgtatttattgaacacacaGTAGCCCAGGTCTTCGATCTGACTGTCTGTTTTAACGATGATGTGATTTTCATCTGCGACAGGGGGCAAGCCAGTACTCCTCTCCTCAACCACAGTCTCTGATGGGACTGACTTCCGCCTGGCCGCCTCCTCTGCACTCACAGAAGCTAGTCTTGACCTTGTTCCTGCCAGATCTAGCATTTCAGGCAGGTCAGGGGCCATGACAGTACCGTTTTTGTAATAATCTTTGGCTAGGAAAGGCGACTCACACAATGTTTCGACTTGAGTGCTTGGCTCTCCAGTAGCTTTTTCTCCCTCTATctgttcttcttcctctttaCTTTCTATTGGGAAGCAAGGGGCTTTCTCCAGTGCAGGTGTAGTGGCTGGAAGGTAATCATCCCCTTCGTCCATACTTCCACTAGTGTTGGTCAGGATATCAGAAGCCAACGGAGAGAGATCATGCCCCCGACCAAAGTTAAATCCAAGGGCTATGGAATCCAGGCAAGACATGGGCAAATTGATTGACATGCTCCTTTGTTCTATTGCAGACCTGCCACCAAGTCCTAAACTCCTGCTTAGTGTCAAATCATCCTTATTCTTACTGTGGAGATCCCTTTTCTCCCCATACACTTTTGGATCAATAGTGAACATTCTTTCTTGAGGAGAACTAGGTTCCTCAGGTAAATCAGATGGATAACTCTTTGCAAAAGTGCTATACCCTGCTTCTTGGGCTGCAGCATTGGGCTGGGATTCTTTACCTGCCTGAAGTCCCTTGTCGCCATTTTTATACATGGGAGACACAGTATCAAAAGACTTTTGGGCGTTTTCTCTTGTGTCACTCAGTTCATAGTAATCACTGCCTGGCTGAATGCTTTTTGTCACTTCTTCTTTCAAGGCAGATGTTTCAAAGTACTTGGACATGCCTGATTTATCTTCGTAAAATGGCATGTCAAGCTCAGCAGATGTTGCAGCCCCAACTCCTTCAACCTTATTATCTTTGTCAGCAactttttcttcaaaaaggtCCTCGATTGCACTCTTTTCACTTAGTGCGGCTGGTTCCTTCCTGACGTTCTCCAGTGTCGTAGAGGCCATGGCTGTATTTGTAACTGTTTGCTCCAGACTTACAGGGGATGACTCCTGTTTTGATGCATTCGTGGTAGGCTCTTGGCCTTTCTGTTCTTCTTCTGAGAAAGTGTGCTTTATGGAGGGCTGAATTATGCCTGTTTCTTTACCGGTCAATTTTGGGGGTTCACTCTCTTTTGGCATGGTTTCCTTGTCAGAACTAGTTGTTTTTTCTTCAAGCTTTAGCTGAGGTTCCTTTTCAGTAAGTGTAGATTCCTGTCCACTAAGGGTGGATGTCTCTTTTTTCTGCACACTCTCTTGCTTCAttgctcctttttcttctcctaaaaCTTTCTCTGGGACACATTCTTCCACAATCGGAATGTGGGCAACTTTAGGTGACATCGTTGCCTCTGAGGCTGGTGCGTCTGCCATTTTGTCAGGTTTATCCTTATGGGGCTCTTCAACTTTAGCAATGTCTTTGGCAGTCACTGGGCCACTGATTTCAAGAGACTTTTTATCACTTAGTTGTAATAGGGCAGCAGCAAAGGGTGATACTTCTCcaactatttcattcttcatgaCATCTAAAGGAAGAGTGAAGCTTCCACCCTGAAAGGGACTTGGCATGGGAGAATCAAATTGTTTCCCTTCCCATTTTGGGATATCCTCAAGTACGTCTTTTTTCTTCATGGGTGTTAGGGGGCCAGGAGATATTGGAGCAACTAAACCCCACTCATCATTTTTTGCTTCCATTGGCATTTCGATGAACCAGTTCTTTTGCTCTTTTGGAGCTGGGGTTTCTGCAGGGAGACCAATACCAGGTACTACCAGGCTTGGTTCTGTCTTCTGTTTTGTGTCTTCTAGGCCAGAACCAAGAGCGTGCCCAAACAGAGTGAGTGgtgctctttcttcttctgcaCCTTGCATGTCCTTTTTATCAGGGGAAGTTTTAATTGTCTCAGGCTGAGAAACTAAGGCAGTATGTTTAAGGTCTTCACCAGGCTTTATCTGTTTCTCTGACTCCTTCTTGTCTAACGGCTCAGCTAAAGAGGGAGTCAATTCCTGTTGATCATGGAACTCCATCTTCGAGGCTGTAAGTACACCTGAAGTAATTGGgttgatttttaaacaaataataggCAAGTGCTTTCAGGCAGTAagcttaaaattatattttgaaatgacaaatgaATGGtagggtaaaaagaaaaattatggaacATGCAAGCATGctacccatttaaaaatatggaaatgtcaGGATTGAGATATATTTGTACTATTGCTAAAATGAACTCCCATTGTGAATTAATGCATAGAGGAATTGTAGTAAGagcatattttgaatattttttcttttgtttgtttgttcggtCTCTCCTAAACAGTATGTGATATGTATTGTAGTAGGAAAAAATTTCCATATGCCTTCTACAGATAAAAATTACGAGTTAAAGAGTATTGAATAAATAGCTAATACTAGGgtacaaagaatatatataaactaaaaatgaaacaagattgaTATCTACTAAactttttcatctattttctcatttaaaagtgAATTGGTAGGCCATGGGCAGAAGGccaattaatttataataagCATCAACAGCTTCAATTAGCTTGATCAACAAACACCAGGACTAATATGGGGGTATTGAAAGGTTACTGACAATTTTTTAGAAGTCATTGAGATTAAATTtcaggaatataaataaatattcgcTATTGACTTTATATGATAAGGTCTAAGAACTGACAAGTCAATTTCCACCACATTCAAAATTCTTAATTTGTAATCATTACTTAGTCTGTATGACATAGAAGAAAATCCGAATTATACCATTAATACTGGGAAGTCATGTGAGTAACAAAATTTAAAGAGAGTCAActattaaaatatctttctctCCTTGGTCATGACTTCATTCCCTGGAACACAACCAAATGGTGAAGCAGTCACCATTATTGGCTTTAGGGAGGCTTCACAGAAATTAAAtgactcttttttatttctatttgttcaCCAATCAAAAAGGCTTCAGAGTCTCACTTGTGTTTTAAGGGtaatgatattttattgtggtcaTTAGAGCTAAATGTAATTATCTAAAgaagatttggggaaaaataaaatttaatcatcTGTCAAGAGCAAGTGTATGGATCATCATTACCTTATATACTTGTGTGTCCTGTTGtaacaatagaaaagaaatactttatGAACTTCTAAGAAAGATTAGATGAATAAAAACTCAAAAGAGATGGGGATGATCAAATGGATTGGTTGGCTGCCATGGAGAGGAAATGATGTGAGAAGCATCAGCAGGAGCTTTTAAGGTAACCAAACCAGTATTCATTGAAGCATAAAACATATAGCATATTGCGGTTGCAAACAAAAAGGATTCTACCATTTAAGCCTCTTTGTGCCCAAATCCAACTCTACAGtttgaaataaaagcatatgaATTGCTgtccccaaaataaaaacaaaaataaaaatacacatgtatTAGCAATGTGACTGGCAAACATTTGAGATGGGTGGGGGTAGCTCACATAGCGTCATCAGCCTGGCTGCAAAGCGTATTGTATCATGgcaaagtaaaatgaagaatCAGCTGCAGCCTGGGAAAACCAAGCTGCCACACAGCACCTGTGCAAGCCACACTCTGTTCATTGAGCCTAAAACAGTGGTCTTAGGCTCATGACAAGACCCAGCAATGGAACAGCATTGGAAAAGGCATCAGTCAGGTTGGTAAGCTGCTGGAGAGATCATTTGCAACAAAATGCATGCAAATC includes these proteins:
- the MAP2 gene encoding microtubule-associated protein 2 isoform X2; this encodes MADDRKDDAKVPHWTSAQLTEASAHPHPPEIKDQGGAGEGLVRSANGFPYREDEEGAFGEHGSQSTYSDTKENGINGELTSADRETAEEVSARIVQVVTAEAVAVLKGEQEKEAQHKDQPAALPLAPEETANLPPSPPPSPASEQTVPVEEEETLEGPMAEEEKPVTLPEKECGAAKASDQPKGPSEGQAESSAEVQVVPEDSAPAGAPQEKSVKEVTEVSAEVKTPSSAREGVLTASKMEFHDQQELTPSLAEPLDKKESEKQIKPGEDLKHTALVSQPETIKTSPDKKDMQGAEEERAPLTLFGHALGSGLEDTKQKTEPSLVVPGIGLPAETPAPKEQKNWFIEMPMEAKNDEWGLVAPISPGPLTPMKKKDVLEDIPKWEGKQFDSPMPSPFQGGSFTLPLDVMKNEIVGEVSPFAAALLQLSDKKSLEISGPVTAKDIAKVEEPHKDKPDKMADAPASEATMSPKVAHIPIVEECVPEKVLGEEKGAMKQESVQKKETSTLSGQESTLTEKEPQLKLEEKTTSSDKETMPKESEPPKLTGKETGIIQPSIKHTFSEEEQKGQEPTTNASKQESSPVSLEQTVTNTAMASTTLENVRKEPAALSEKSAIEDLFEEKVADKDNKVEGVGAATSAELDMPFYEDKSGMSKYFETSALKEEVTKSIQPGSDYYELSDTRENAQKSFDTVSPMYKNGDKGLQAGKESQPNAAAQEAGYSTFAKSYPSDLPEEPSSPQERMFTIDPKVYGEKRDLHSKNKDDLTLSRSLGLGGRSAIEQRSMSINLPMSCLDSIALGFNFGRGHDLSPLASDILTNTSGSMDEGDDYLPATTPALEKAPCFPIESKEEEEQIEGEKATGEPSTQVETLCESPFLAKDYYKNGTVMAPDLPEMLDLAGTRSRLASVSAEEAARRKSVPSETVVEERSTGLPPVADENHIIVKTDSQIEDLGYCVFNKYTVPLPSPVQDSENLSGESGSFHEGTDDKVRRDLATDLSLIEVKLAAAGRVKDEFSTEKEASPLVSGDKSGLSREFDQERKANEKLDTVLEKSEEHADSKEHSKETEDNIETFGLGVTYEHALAKELTVSKDASLLMAEKAEKSLSSVPEVAEVEPPKEAHPELDFSAKKANQGQLDIKISDFGQMASGLTINAGQAAELKLEATQVLTPSSTAPQDADMFMGVESGHMKEGTRVSDTAEIKEKVAKPDLVHQEAVDKEESYESSGEHESLTMESLKPDEGKKETSPESSLIQDEIAIKLSVEIPCAPAISEADLAPDERADVQMEFIQLPKEESKETPGISITPSEATEPLLEGIGAEPAEAQSEEEEIEARGEYDKLLFRSDTLQITDLGVSGVRGESGETCPGEHKGVIESVVTIEDDFITVVQTTTDEGESGSHSVRFAAIEQPEVERRLSPPGEEQLKIEEAAEAQAEPKDGSPEAPASPEREEVGLSEYKAETYDDYKDETTIDDSIMDADSLWVDTQDDDRSIMTEQLETIPKEEKAEKEARRPSLEKHRKEKPFKTGRGRISTPERKIAKKEPSTVSRDEVRRKKAVYKKAELAKKTEVQAHSPSRKFILKPAIKYTRPTHLSCVKRKTTAAGGESTHAPSVFKQAKDKVSNSTLSKIPALQGNTKSPRSSSAYPSVTKRAIFSDSFLIQPTSAGSTDRLPYSESGNKDGLTKSPEKRSSLPRPSSILPPRRGVSGDRDENSFSLNSSIASSSRRTTRSEPIRRAGKSGTSTPTTPGSTAITPGTPPSYSSRTPGTPGTPSYPRTPHTPGTPKSAILVPSEKKVAIIRTPPKSPATPKQLRLINQPLPDLKNVKSKIGSTDNIKYQPKGGQVRILNKKIDFSKVQSRCGSKDNITHSAGGGNVQIVTKKIDLSHVTSKCGSLKNIRHRPGGGRVKIESVKLDFKEKAQAKVGSLDNAHHVPGGGNVKIDSQKLNFREHAKARVDHGAEIITQSPGRSSVASPRRLSNVSSSGSINLLESPQLATLAEDVTAALAKQGL
- the MAP2 gene encoding microtubule-associated protein 2 isoform X12 gives rise to the protein MADDRKDDAKVPHWTSAQLTEASAHPHPPEIKDQGGAGEGLVRSANGFPYREDEEGAFGEHGSQSTYSDTKENGINGELTSADRETAEEVSARIVQVVTAEAVAVLKGEQEKEAQHKDQPAALPLAPEETANLPPSPPPSPASEQTVPVEEEEETLEGPMAEEEKPVTLPEKECGAAKASDQPKGPSEGQAESSAEVQVVPEDSAPAGAPQEKSVKEVTEVSAEVKTPSSAREGVLTASKMEFHDQQELTPSLAEPLDKKESEKQIKPGEDLKHTALVSQPETIKTSPDKKDMQGAEEERAPLTLFGHALGSGLEDTKQKTEPSLVVPGIGLPAETPAPKEQKNWFIEMPMEAKNDEWGLVAPISPGPLTPMKKKDVLEDIPKWEGKQFDSPMPSPFQGGSFTLPLDVMKNEIVGEVSPFAAALLQLSDKKSLEISGPVTAKDIAKVEEPHKDKPDKMADAPASEATMSPKVAHIPIVEECVPEKVLGEEKGAMKQESVQKKETSTLSGQESTLTEKEPQLKLEEKTTSSDKETMPKESEPPKLTGKETGIIQPSIKHTFSEEEQKGQEPTTNASKQESSPVSLEQTVTNTAMASTTLENVRKEPAALSEKSAIEDLFEEKVADKDNKVEGVGAATSAELDMPFYEDKSGMSKYFETSALKEEVTKSIQPGSDYYELSDTRENAQKSFDTVSPMYKNGDKGLQAGKESQPNAAAQEAGYSTFAKSYPSDLPEEPSSPQERMFTIDPKVYGEKRDLHSKNKDDLTLSRSLGLGGRSAIEQRSMSINLPMSCLDSIALGFNFGRGHDLSPLASDILTNTSGSMDEGDDYLPATTPALEKAPCFPIESKEEEEQIEGEKATGEPSTQVETLCESPFLAKDYYKNGTVMAPDLPEMLDLAGTRSRLASVSAEEAARRKSVPSETVVEERSTGLPPVADENHIIVKTDSQIEDLGYCVFNKYTVPLPSPVQDSENLSGESGSFHEGTDDKVRRDLATDLSLIEVKLAAAGRVKDEFSTEKEASPLVSGDKSGLSREFDQERKANEKLDTVLEKSEEHADSKEHSKETEDNIETFGLGVTYEHALAKELTVSKDASLLMAEKAEKSLSSVPEVAEVEPPKEAHPELDFSAKKANQGQLDIKISDFGQMASGLTINAGQAAELKLEATQVLTPSSTAPQDADMFMGVESGHMKEGTRVSDTAEIKEKVAKPDLVHQEAVDKEESYESSGEHESLTMESLKPDEGKKETSPESSLIQDEIAIKLSVEIPCAPAISEADLAPDERADVQMEFIQLPKEESKETPGISITPSEATEPLLEGIGAEPAEAQSEEEEIEARGEYDKLLFRSDTLQITDLGVSGVRGESGETCPGEHKGVIESVVTIEDDFITVVQTTTDEGESGSHSVRFAAIEQPEVERRLSPPGEEQLKIEEAAEAQAEPKDGSPEAPASPEREEVGLSEYKAETYDDYKDETTIDDSIMDADSLWVDTQDDDRSIMTEQLETIPKEEKAEKEARRPSLEKHRKEKPFKTGRGRISTPERKIAKKEPSTVSRDEVRRKKAVYKKAELAKKTEVQAHSPSRKFILKPAIKYTRPTHLSCVKRKTTAGGESTHAPSVFKQAKDKVSDGLTKSPEKRSSLPRPSSILPPRRGVSGDRDENSFSLNSSIASSSRRTTRSEPIRRAGKSGTSTPTTPGSTAITPGTPPSYSSRTPGTPGTPSYPRTPHTPGTPKSAILVPSEKKVAIIRTPPKSPATPKQLRLINQPLPDLKNVKSKIGSTDNIKYQPKGGQVQIVTKKIDLSHVTSKCGSLKNIRHRPGGGRVKIESVKLDFKEKAQAKVGSLDNAHHVPGGGNVKIDSQKLNFREHAKARVDHGAEIITQSPGRSSVASPRRLSNVSSSGSINLLESPQLATLAEDVTAALAKQGL
- the MAP2 gene encoding microtubule-associated protein 2 isoform X29; the protein is MEFHDQQELTPSLAEPLDKKESEKQIKPGEDLKHTALVSQPETIKTSPDKKDMQGAEEERAPLTLFGHALGSGLEDTKQKTEPSLVVPGIGLPAETPAPKEQKNWFIEMPMEAKNDEWGLVAPISPGPLTPMKKKDVLEDIPKWEGKQFDSPMPSPFQGGSFTLPLDVMKNEIVGEVSPFAAALLQLSDKKSLEISGPVTAKDIAKVEEPHKDKPDKMADAPASEATMSPKVAHIPIVEECVPEKVLGEEKGAMKQESVQKKETSTLSGQESTLTEKEPQLKLEEKTTSSDKETMPKESEPPKLTGKETGIIQPSIKHTFSEEEQKGQEPTTNASKQESSPVSLEQTVTNTAMASTTLENVRKEPAALSEKSAIEDLFEEKVADKDNKVEGVGAATSAELDMPFYEDKSGMSKYFETSALKEEVTKSIQPGSDYYELSDTRENAQKSFDTVSPMYKNGDKGLQAGKESQPNAAAQEAGYSTFAKSYPSDLPEEPSSPQERMFTIDPKVYGEKRDLHSKNKDDLTLSRSLGLGGRSAIEQRSMSINLPMSCLDSIALGFNFGRGHDLSPLASDILTNTSGSMDEGDDYLPATTPALEKAPCFPIESKEEEEQIEGEKATGEPSTQVETLCESPFLAKDYYKNGTVMAPDLPEMLDLAGTRSRLASVSAEEAARRKSVPSETVVEERSTGLPPVADENHIIVKTDSQIEDLGYCVFNKYTVPLPSPVQDSENLSGESGSFHEGTDDKVRRDLATDLSLIEVKLAAAGRVKDEFSTEKEASPLVSGDKSGLSREFDQERKANEKLDTVLEKSEEHADSKEHSKETEDNIETFGLGVTYEHALAKELTVSKDASLLMAEKAEKSLSSVPEVAEVEPPKEAHPELDFSAKKANQGQLDIKISDFGQMASGLTINAGQAAELKLEATQVLTPSSTAPQDADMFMGVESGHMKEGTRVSDTAEIKEKVAKPDLVHQEAVDKEESYESSGEHESLTMESLKPDEGKKETSPESSLIQDEIAIKLSVEIPCAPAISEADLAPDERADVQMEFIQLPKEESKETPGISITPSEATEPLLEGIGAEPAEAQSEEEEIEARGEYDKLLFRSDTLQITDLGVSGVRGESGETCPGEHKGVIESVVTIEDDFITVVQTTTDEGESGSHSVRFAAIEQPEVERRLSPPGEEQLKIEEAAEAQAEPKDGSPEAPASPEREEVGLSEYKAETYDDYKDETTIDDSIMDADSLWVDTQDDDRSIMTEQLETIPKEEKAEKEARRPSLEKHRKEKPFKTGRGRISTPERKIAKKEPSTVSRDEVRRKKAVYKKAELAKKTEVQAHSPSRKFILKPAIKYTRPTHLSCVKRKTTAGGESTHAPSVFKQAKDKVSDGLTKSPEKRSSLPRPSSILPPRRGVSGDRDENSFSLNSSIASSSRRTTRSEPIRRAGKSGTSTPTTPGSTAITPGTPPSYSSRTPGTPGTPSYPRTPHTPGTPKSAILVPSEKKVAIIRTPPKSPATPKQLRLINQPLPDLKNVKSKIGSTDNIKYQPKGGQVQIVTKKIDLSHVTSKCGSLKNIRHRPGGGRVKIESVKLDFKEKAQAKVGSLDNAHHVPGGGNVKIDSQKLNFREHAKARVDHGAEIITQSPGRSSVASPRRLSNVSSSGSINLLESPQLATLAEDVTAALAKQGL
- the MAP2 gene encoding microtubule-associated protein 2 isoform X6, translated to MADDRKDDAKVPHWTSAQLTEASAHPHPPEIKDQGGAGEGLVRSANGFPYREDEEGAFGEHGSQSTYSDTKENGINGELTSADRETAEEVSARIVQVVTAEAVAVLKGEQEKEAQHKDQPAALPLAPEETANLPPSPPPSPASEQTVPVEEEEETLEGPMAEEEKPVTLPEKECGAAKASDQPKGPSEGQAESSAEVQVVPEDSAPAGAPQEKSVKEVTEVSAEVKTPSSAREGVLTASKMEFHDQQELTPSLAEPLDKKESEKQIKPGEDLKHTALVSQPETIKTSPDKKDMQGAEEERAPLTLFGHALGSGLEDTKQKTEPSLVVPGIGLPAETPAPKEQKNWFIEMPMEAKNDEWGLVAPISPGPLTPMKKKDVLEDIPKWEGKQFDSPMPSPFQGGSFTLPLDVMKNEIVGEVSPFAAALLQLSDKKSLEISGPVTAKDIAKVEEPHKDKPDKMADAPASEATMSPKVAHIPIVEECVPEKVLGEEKGAMKQESVQKKETSTLSGQESTLTEKEPQLKLEEKTTSSDKETMPKESEPPKLTGKETGIIQPSIKHTFSEEEQKGQEPTTNASKQESSPVSLEQTVTNTAMASTTLENVRKEPAALSEKSAIEDLFEEKVADKDNKVEGVGAATSAELDMPFYEDKSGMSKYFETSALKEEVTKSIQPGSDYYELSDTRENAQKSFDTVSPMYKNGDKGLQAGKESQPNAAAQEAGYSTFAKSYPSDLPEEPSSPQERMFTIDPKVYGEKRDLHSKNKDDLTLSRSLGLGGRSAIEQRSMSINLPMSCLDSIALGFNFGRGHDLSPLASDILTNTSGSMDEGDDYLPATTPALEKAPCFPIESKEEEEQIEGEKATGEPSTQVETLCESPFLAKDYYKNGTVMAPDLPEMLDLAGTRSRLASVSAEEAARRKSVPSETVVEERSTGLPPVADENHIIVKTDSQIEDLGYCVFNKYTVPLPSPVQDSENLSGESGSFHEGTDDKVRRDLATDLSLIEVKLAAAGRVKDEFSTEKEASPLVSGDKSGLSREFDQERKANEKLDTVLEKSEEHADSKEHSKETEDNIETFGLGVTYEHALAKELTVSKDASLLMAEKAEKSLSSVPEVAEVEPPKEAHPELDFSAKKANQGQLDIKISDFGQMASGLTINAGQAAELKLEATQVLTPSSTAPQDADMFMGVESGHMKEGTRVSDTAEIKEKVAKPDLVHQEAVDKEESYESSGEHESLTMESLKPDEGKKETSPESSLIQDEIAIKLSVEIPCAPAISEADLAPDERADVQMEFIQLPKEESKETPGISITPSEATEPLLEGIGAEPAEAQSEEEEIEARGEYDKLLFRSDTLQITDLGVSGVRGESGETCPGEHKGVIESVVTIEDDFITVVQTTTDEGESGSHSVRFAAIEQPEVERRLSPPGEEQLKIEEAAEAQAEPKDGSPEAPASPEREEVGLSEYKAETYDDYKDETTIDDSIMDADSLWVDTQDDDRSIMTEQLETIPKEEKAEKEARRPSLEKHRKEKPFKTGRGRISTPERKIAKKEPSTVSRDEVRRKKAVYKKAELAKKTEVQAHSPSRKFILKPAIKYTRPTHLSCVKRKTTAAGGESTHAPSVFKQAKDKVSNSTLSKIPALQGNTKSPRSSSAYPSVTKRAIFSDSFLIQPTSAGSTDRLPYSESGNKDGLTKSPEKRSSLPRPSSILPPRRGVSGDRDENSFSLNSSIASSSRRTTRSEPIRRAGKSGTSTPTTPGSTAITPGTPPSYSSRTPGTPGTPSYPRTPHTPGTPKSAILVPSEKKVAIIRTPPKSPATPKQLRLINQPLPDLKNVKSKIGSTDNIKYQPKGGQVQIVTKKIDLSHVTSKCGSLKNIRHRPGGGRVKIESVKLDFKEKAQAKVGSLDNAHHVPGGGNVKIDSQKLNFREHAKARVDHGAEIITQSPGRSSVASPRRLSNVSSSGSINLLESPQLATLAEDVTAALAKQGL